One genomic window of Tenacibaculum tangerinum includes the following:
- a CDS encoding DUF4442 domain-containing protein: MKFTPRKVNAFLFFKLPAAFFTGVRLQSITNNSAVVKVTHKWVNQNPFKSIFWAVQGMASELSTGILVMKEIDASGKKVSMLVTNMNATFTKKAKGKIRFECNEGELIRETIQKAVNTGEGQTVTVTSEGFNEEGVSVSKFEYEWSLKVKN, translated from the coding sequence ATGAAGTTTACACCTCGAAAAGTTAATGCCTTTTTATTTTTTAAATTACCAGCGGCTTTTTTTACTGGAGTGCGATTACAGTCAATTACGAACAATTCAGCAGTGGTTAAAGTAACTCACAAGTGGGTAAATCAAAATCCTTTTAAATCAATTTTTTGGGCGGTACAAGGAATGGCATCAGAGTTATCAACAGGTATTTTGGTGATGAAAGAAATAGATGCGTCGGGTAAAAAGGTTTCAATGTTGGTTACCAATATGAACGCAACTTTTACCAAAAAGGCTAAGGGTAAAATTCGTTTTGAGTGTAACGAGGGTGAATTAATAAGAGAAACAATACAAAAAGCAGTTAATACAGGTGAAGGGCAAACAGTAACCGTTACTTCTGAAGGTTTTAATGAAGAGGGAGTTTCTGTTTCAAAATTTGAATATGAGTGGAGTTTAAAGGTTAAAAATTAG
- a CDS encoding MFS transporter — protein MGKILLAVFKVFGKFMGVLLIFIAGITIISLLLGLFSVGSLEILNFDSEFVHYPPFLYDATLPKWLLMTSLFILIGIPFIVLFILGLRILSPNVKRLSTTAILTILGLWLVSLFAVGFSAIEYATSHAYDGTSVSKHSITYNQEDPLKIRVVNDDNIYYNHNVRNRNNSISVHVKDKEMKYSNDVNIDVRKSETNNAYIEIKKTSEGRKRYDANNNAEAIRYNFKVANNTIVFDAFFLSEYKNISKDEEIEATIYIPEGTTVYFEGSSRNFLNDVKNIQDVYDRDMANHHFKMTSKGFDCLDCDKEDINSNSEEWNSDNNNDNDNDVSFLFDSTINDTKAELIITKETTKKELEKLANWFKDRKNIDIDFSESDFYPNGKIKAYSLKVDCNDGFKGNSNYSGIVFGNGKHGFTRKYNEEDKSLAFKIW, from the coding sequence ATGGGTAAAATTTTACTTGCCGTATTCAAAGTGTTCGGTAAATTCATGGGCGTTTTACTAATCTTTATTGCCGGAATAACTATTATATCGCTGCTACTCGGATTATTTTCGGTAGGTAGTTTAGAAATCTTGAATTTTGATAGTGAGTTTGTTCATTATCCCCCGTTTCTTTATGATGCTACTTTACCTAAATGGCTATTAATGACCTCTTTATTTATTTTAATAGGAATTCCATTTATCGTTCTTTTTATTTTAGGCTTAAGAATCCTTTCACCAAATGTAAAAAGGTTAAGCACTACTGCCATTTTAACGATTTTAGGTCTTTGGTTAGTATCACTATTTGCCGTAGGATTTTCTGCTATAGAATACGCAACCAGTCATGCTTACGATGGCACAAGTGTTAGCAAACATAGCATCACCTACAACCAAGAAGACCCTTTAAAAATACGTGTAGTAAACGATGATAATATTTACTACAATCATAATGTACGCAATCGTAATAACTCTATTTCTGTTCATGTAAAAGATAAAGAAATGAAGTACTCTAACGATGTTAACATTGATGTTCGTAAGAGTGAAACAAACAATGCCTACATAGAAATTAAGAAAACTTCTGAAGGTAGAAAACGATACGACGCAAATAATAATGCTGAAGCAATTCGATACAACTTTAAAGTTGCAAACAATACGATTGTTTTTGATGCTTTCTTTTTAAGTGAGTATAAAAACATATCGAAAGATGAAGAAATTGAAGCTACTATATACATTCCCGAAGGAACAACTGTATATTTTGAAGGCTCTTCTCGTAACTTTTTAAACGATGTAAAGAACATTCAAGATGTATATGATCGTGATATGGCAAACCATCACTTTAAAATGACTTCTAAAGGTTTTGATTGTTTAGATTGTGATAAGGAAGATATTAATAGTAATTCTGAAGAATGGAATTCTGATAATAACAATGACAACGACAATGACGTAAGTTTTTTATTTGATAGTACTATAAATGACACAAAAGCTGAATTAATTATTACCAAAGAAACAACCAAAAAAGAATTGGAAAAACTTGCCAACTGGTTCAAAGACCGCAAAAATATTGATATTGATTTTTCTGAATCTGATTTTTATCCAAATGGTAAAATTAAAGCCTATTCTTTAAAGGTAGATTGTAACGACGGATTCAAGGGAAACAGCAATTATAGCGGTATCGTATTTGGTAACGGTAAGCACGGATTTACTAGAAAGTATAACGAAGAAGATAAAAGCTTAGCTTTTAAAATTTGGTAA
- a CDS encoding PadR family transcriptional regulator gives MKIENTKAQMRKGVLEYCILSILQKGDAYTSEILSSLKSAEMIVVEGTIYPLLTRLKNAGLLSYRWEESTSGPPRKYYVLTENGGMFLKELDKTWHNLVNAVNQVTSTKSTKDE, from the coding sequence ATGAAGATCGAAAACACAAAAGCACAAATGCGCAAGGGCGTTTTAGAATACTGCATCTTATCTATTTTACAAAAAGGAGATGCGTATACTTCTGAGATACTCTCGAGCCTTAAAAGTGCTGAAATGATTGTGGTTGAAGGAACCATATATCCGTTACTTACCCGCTTAAAAAATGCAGGACTCTTAAGTTACCGATGGGAAGAATCAACCTCTGGACCTCCTAGAAAATATTACGTACTCACCGAAAATGGTGGAATGTTTTTAAAAGAATTAGATAAAACATGGCATAATTTAGTAAACGCAGTAAACCAAGTAACAAGCACAAAATCAACTAAAGATGAATAA
- a CDS encoding TIGR00266 family protein, which yields MNAHEIDYRIFGEEMQYVEIELDPQEGVVAESGSFMMMNSDIKMNTIFGDGSNQEKGLLGKIFSAGKRILTGESLFMTVFTNEGQGKKQVSFASPYPGKIIPIDLTEFGGKFICQKDAFLCAAKGVSIGIEFSKRLGRGLFGGEGFIMQKMEGDGIGFVHAGGTMAKKVLQPGEVLKVDTGCIVGFTQDVDYDIEFVGGIKNTIFGGEGLFFARLRGPGTVYVQSLPFSRLAGRVLAMAPQTGRGDRGEGSVLGGLGDILDGDNRF from the coding sequence ATGAATGCACACGAAATTGATTATCGCATTTTTGGGGAAGAAATGCAGTACGTTGAAATAGAATTAGACCCGCAAGAAGGAGTTGTAGCTGAAAGTGGTAGTTTTATGATGATGAATTCCGATATAAAAATGAATACCATTTTTGGAGATGGATCAAATCAAGAAAAAGGGTTGTTAGGAAAAATTTTTTCTGCTGGAAAAAGAATTTTAACGGGTGAAAGTTTGTTTATGACTGTGTTTACCAATGAAGGTCAGGGAAAAAAACAAGTATCTTTTGCCTCACCTTATCCAGGAAAAATCATTCCAATTGATTTAACTGAGTTTGGTGGCAAATTCATTTGTCAAAAAGATGCCTTCTTATGCGCTGCCAAAGGAGTATCGATTGGAATTGAATTCTCAAAACGCTTAGGTAGAGGCTTGTTTGGAGGAGAAGGGTTTATTATGCAAAAAATGGAAGGAGACGGTATCGGTTTTGTACACGCAGGAGGTACTATGGCAAAAAAAGTGCTACAACCCGGAGAAGTATTAAAAGTAGATACAGGCTGTATCGTTGGTTTTACGCAAGATGTTGATTACGATATTGAATTTGTAGGAGGAATAAAAAACACCATTTTTGGTGGAGAAGGCTTGTTTTTTGCAAGGTTAAGAGGACCAGGAACGGTATATGTTCAGTCGTTGCCATTTAGCCGATTAGCAGGTAGAGTGTTAGCTATGGCACCTCAAACAGGAAGAGGTGATAGGGGAGAAGGCAGTGTGTTAGGAGGATTGGGAGATATTTTAGATGGGGATAATAGATTTTAG
- a CDS encoding PspC domain-containing protein — protein MNKTININLGGFFFHIDETAYQKLKRYLDAIARSLSDDPQGKNEIIADIEARISELLSERITDARQVVNESDIEEIIAIMGQPEDYAEAEETYNENTSYNYSRNTAKKMFRDGDDKFLGGVCSGLGHYFNIDVVWIRLTFLILTLAGFGFGIIGYIILWIILPEAKTTSEKLQMEGEAVNIDNIEKKFVTNLTTFLQK, from the coding sequence ATGAATAAGACAATTAATATAAACTTAGGCGGATTTTTCTTCCACATCGACGAAACAGCCTATCAAAAACTAAAACGATACTTAGACGCTATTGCTCGTTCGCTAAGTGATGACCCACAAGGAAAAAATGAAATTATAGCAGATATCGAAGCCCGTATTAGCGAGTTATTATCTGAAAGAATTACCGATGCCCGTCAGGTCGTAAATGAAAGCGATATTGAAGAAATTATTGCGATTATGGGGCAACCTGAAGATTATGCAGAAGCTGAAGAGACATACAATGAAAATACTTCTTATAATTATAGCAGAAATACCGCTAAAAAAATGTTTAGAGATGGTGATGACAAATTTTTAGGGGGAGTATGTTCTGGTTTAGGGCATTATTTTAATATCGATGTAGTTTGGATTCGCTTGACTTTCTTAATCTTAACACTAGCAGGTTTTGGTTTTGGAATTATAGGCTACATCATTTTATGGATTATCCTACCAGAAGCTAAAACTACTTCTGAGAAGTTACAAATGGAAGGAGAAGCCGTAAATATTGACAACATTGAAAAAAAATTCGTAACGAATTTAACAACCTTTCTACAAAAGTAA
- the trxB gene encoding thioredoxin-disulfide reductase, with protein MAEKIKCLIIGSGPAGYTAAIYAARADMKPVMYTGMQMGGQLTTTTEVDNFPGYPNGTDGTAMMEDLKNQAERFGTDVRFGVVTKVEFSEKEGGIHKVIVDESTEIEAQTVIISTGATAKYLGLESEQRLIGGGVSACATCDGFFYKGQDVVVVGAGDTAAEEATYLANICSKVTMLVRKDYMRASKAMQHRVNKTKNITVLYNTEIDEVLGDNVVEGVRAVNNQTQEKIEIPVTGVFIAIGHKPNTDLFKGILDMDETGYLITKGKSTKTNLPGVFAAGDVQDKEYRQAVTAAGTGCMAALDAERYLGGLE; from the coding sequence ATGGCAGAAAAAATTAAATGTTTGATTATTGGTTCTGGACCAGCAGGGTATACCGCAGCGATTTATGCAGCAAGAGCAGATATGAAACCAGTGATGTACACAGGAATGCAAATGGGAGGACAGTTAACTACAACTACTGAGGTTGACAATTTTCCTGGATATCCAAATGGAACTGATGGTACAGCAATGATGGAAGATTTAAAAAATCAAGCAGAACGTTTTGGTACCGATGTTCGTTTTGGAGTAGTAACAAAAGTAGAATTCTCAGAGAAAGAAGGAGGAATACATAAGGTTATAGTTGATGAATCAACTGAAATTGAAGCACAAACGGTTATTATTTCTACAGGAGCTACTGCTAAATATTTAGGATTAGAAAGTGAGCAACGTTTAATAGGAGGTGGTGTATCTGCTTGTGCTACTTGCGATGGTTTCTTTTACAAAGGACAGGATGTTGTTGTAGTGGGCGCAGGAGATACCGCAGCAGAAGAAGCTACTTATTTAGCAAATATTTGTAGCAAGGTTACTATGTTAGTTCGTAAAGATTACATGCGTGCTTCTAAAGCAATGCAGCACCGTGTAAATAAAACCAAGAATATTACAGTTTTATATAATACCGAAATTGATGAGGTCTTGGGTGACAATGTTGTAGAAGGTGTACGAGCTGTTAACAATCAAACTCAAGAGAAAATAGAAATTCCAGTAACAGGAGTGTTTATTGCCATAGGTCATAAACCGAATACTGACCTGTTTAAAGGAATATTAGACATGGATGAAACAGGGTACTTAATTACCAAAGGAAAATCTACCAAAACAAACTTACCTGGTGTTTTTGCAGCAGGAGATGTACAAGATAAAGAATATCGCCAAGCAGTTACAGCAGCAGGTACAGGTTGTATGGCTGCCCTAGATGCAGAGCGTTATTTAGGAGGCTTGGAATAG
- a CDS encoding nuclear transport factor 2 family protein — MNDLFDFFFKGNFFIKTVTLLYTLLLSWVMNGQVHEIPNYKPVAVNLHNEIVKMDSIFFNAYNTCNLKTQADMLSDDIEFFHDKGGVSTSKSEIIAATKKNICGKVTRNLIKGSVEVYPINNYGAVEIGYHKFFNNQEPNAKAIPSKFIVVWKKENNRWLMTKIISLH, encoded by the coding sequence ATGAACGATTTATTTGACTTCTTCTTTAAAGGTAACTTTTTTATAAAAACAGTTACTCTACTATATACTCTTCTGCTCTCTTGGGTAATGAACGGACAAGTACATGAAATACCAAACTACAAGCCTGTTGCTGTCAATTTACACAATGAGATTGTAAAAATGGATAGTATATTTTTCAATGCTTATAATACTTGTAATCTAAAAACACAAGCAGATATGTTAAGTGATGATATTGAGTTTTTTCATGATAAAGGAGGTGTATCTACTTCTAAAAGCGAAATTATAGCTGCTACTAAAAAGAATATTTGTGGTAAAGTTACTCGCAATTTGATAAAGGGAAGTGTAGAAGTGTATCCTATAAACAATTATGGAGCAGTAGAAATTGGATATCATAAGTTTTTTAACAATCAAGAACCAAATGCTAAAGCTATTCCTAGCAAATTTATTGTCGTTTGGAAAAAAGAAAACAACCGATGGTTAATGACTAAAATTATTAGCCTGCATTAA
- a CDS encoding DUF6377 domain-containing protein, which translates to MQKIFIATAFLILSYSNNELDSLSLQLDKEIQKKEFYDNQKERRIQSLIEKSNKAKNLEKKYDINNEVFKEYQFYSFNKALKYLENNIQIAQQLKNITYLNESKLKLGLLLVNTGRYKESIDALNEIDRSTLPTPLLNDYYIAYNEGYSGLAYNTAVNSSKSNYTQLYLAYQDSLYSRLKSDSEESLRIKEKEFRDNRNLKMALHINDQRLSKVKEGSRLFSLITFERSLLYELEGTILEQKKYLILSAISDIKASVKDNASLGTLAKVLFTEGDIDRAHRYINFSYDDAEFFNSKLRFINIANSMPLITKTYEEKTTKQKERLQKLLVFISVLSIFLLTAVYFIYRQVKKVSQARNELKLANENLRKLYKELSEVDKVKEHYIGSFINLYSEYISKLDVYRKLVSKHVNANQMNALLKLSKSKQFIDEELEIFNKNFDTSFLHIHPNFIDSVNELLEEDKKIELEDKTKLNTELRILALIKLGITSSSKIAKILRYSVNTIYNYRASIKNMAKDKSTFEDLIKNIQ; encoded by the coding sequence ATGCAAAAAATATTTATCGCAACAGCATTCTTAATACTATCTTACTCAAATAATGAATTAGATTCATTATCACTGCAGCTAGACAAAGAAATACAAAAAAAAGAATTCTACGACAACCAAAAAGAAAGAAGAATACAATCTCTTATTGAAAAGAGTAATAAGGCCAAAAACCTAGAAAAAAAATATGATATTAATAATGAAGTATTTAAAGAATATCAGTTTTACAGCTTTAATAAAGCACTTAAGTATCTTGAAAATAATATCCAAATTGCCCAACAGTTAAAAAACATAACATACCTAAATGAATCTAAACTCAAACTAGGTTTGTTACTTGTAAATACTGGTAGATATAAAGAATCTATCGATGCATTGAATGAGATAGATAGGAGTACGCTACCAACCCCATTATTAAATGATTATTACATTGCTTATAACGAAGGATATTCTGGGCTTGCCTACAATACTGCTGTTAATAGTAGTAAGTCTAATTATACACAACTGTATTTAGCTTATCAAGACTCTCTTTATTCTCGACTCAAATCAGATTCTGAAGAATCTCTAAGGATAAAAGAAAAAGAGTTTAGAGATAACCGAAACCTTAAAATGGCATTACATATAAACGACCAACGCTTATCAAAAGTAAAAGAAGGGTCTAGATTATTTTCTCTAATTACCTTTGAAAGGTCTTTACTATATGAACTTGAAGGCACTATTTTAGAACAAAAAAAATATTTAATTTTGTCTGCCATATCAGATATTAAAGCGTCAGTTAAAGACAATGCCTCTTTAGGCACACTTGCCAAAGTACTGTTTACCGAAGGAGATATAGATCGTGCTCATCGATACATTAATTTTTCTTATGATGATGCAGAGTTTTTTAATTCTAAATTACGTTTTATTAATATTGCCAATAGCATGCCTTTGATTACAAAGACCTATGAAGAAAAAACAACCAAACAAAAGGAAAGACTTCAAAAACTATTAGTATTCATTAGTGTACTGAGTATCTTTTTGTTAACTGCCGTGTATTTTATATATAGACAGGTAAAAAAAGTTTCACAAGCTCGAAACGAGTTAAAATTAGCTAATGAAAATTTAAGAAAACTATACAAGGAACTCTCGGAGGTAGACAAAGTTAAAGAACACTACATAGGTTCGTTCATAAACCTATACTCAGAGTACATATCAAAATTAGACGTTTATAGAAAACTAGTTAGTAAGCATGTAAATGCTAACCAAATGAATGCCTTACTAAAACTTTCTAAATCTAAACAGTTTATCGATGAAGAACTAGAAATTTTTAACAAAAACTTCGATACTTCTTTTTTACACATTCACCCTAACTTTATTGATTCTGTTAATGAACTGTTAGAAGAAGATAAAAAAATAGAATTAGAAGATAAAACAAAACTAAATACCGAGCTACGAATTTTAGCCTTGATAAAATTAGGAATTACAAGCAGCTCAAAAATTGCAAAAATCTTACGTTACTCTGTTAACACAATTTACAACTATCGTGCTTCGATAAAAAACATGGCAAAAGACAAATCTACTTTTGAGGATTTAATAAAAAACATACAATAA
- a CDS encoding DUF4870 domain-containing protein: MQHNNQNTNAFLIHISAFAGYLFPLGSIITPLILWQTLKERGPFLDEHGKEAVNFNISFGLYIFILGASFIPFFFGNIFNGFNGINIDFGEHHGYGSLFNIFGFASLVSIVALIKVALIIIAAMKANKGEMYHYPLTIKFIK; this comes from the coding sequence ATGCAACACAACAACCAAAATACCAATGCCTTTTTAATACATATTTCTGCTTTTGCAGGGTATTTATTTCCTTTAGGAAGTATTATTACCCCGCTTATATTATGGCAAACATTGAAAGAAAGAGGTCCCTTTTTAGATGAACACGGTAAGGAAGCAGTTAATTTTAACATCAGCTTTGGTCTGTATATTTTTATACTAGGCGCTTCTTTTATTCCTTTTTTCTTCGGAAATATTTTTAATGGGTTTAATGGTATCAATATCGATTTTGGCGAACATCATGGATACGGAAGTTTATTTAACATTTTTGGATTTGCTTCACTAGTCAGCATTGTCGCTCTTATCAAAGTAGCATTGATCATCATAGCTGCTATGAAAGCCAACAAAGGCGAAATGTATCATTATCCGCTAACCATAAAATTTATAAAATAA
- the blaOXA gene encoding class D beta-lactamase codes for MKFSYFSIAFVLLFSCKNEERNRKEKTETRFVVQEEFQEILDATKLGGAVLVYNLNKDSYYSNDFEWCTKGNLPASTFKIPNSIIALETGVVKNDSTIFKWNGESRYLKVWEQDLTLQQAFQYSCVPCYQEVARKIGVERMKTSLAELNFGSMDVHEANLDNFWLQGKSKISQLEQIDFLKRLYTSELPISKRTDSIIKKMMVLSKNNAYVLRGKTGWSIRGNENNGWFVGYVSVKNNVYFFATNIIPLEDFNMKFFNKERKEVTFKALDILKILGDKKSFVTKH; via the coding sequence ATGAAATTCAGTTATTTTTCTATAGCTTTTGTGTTGCTATTTTCTTGTAAAAATGAAGAGAGGAATAGAAAAGAGAAGACTGAAACAAGATTTGTAGTTCAAGAGGAGTTTCAAGAAATTCTCGATGCTACAAAATTAGGAGGAGCTGTATTAGTTTATAACTTGAATAAAGATAGTTACTATTCGAATGATTTTGAATGGTGTACAAAAGGGAATTTACCAGCATCTACCTTTAAAATTCCTAATTCTATTATTGCCCTAGAAACTGGTGTTGTTAAAAATGACAGTACGATTTTTAAATGGAATGGAGAATCTAGGTACTTGAAAGTATGGGAGCAAGATTTAACTTTACAGCAAGCTTTCCAGTATTCTTGTGTTCCTTGTTACCAAGAAGTTGCAAGAAAAATCGGGGTAGAAAGAATGAAAACTAGCTTAGCAGAGTTAAATTTTGGTTCAATGGATGTACATGAAGCCAACTTAGATAATTTTTGGTTGCAAGGAAAATCGAAGATCAGTCAGCTAGAACAAATCGATTTCTTAAAAAGGCTGTATACTTCAGAATTACCTATTTCTAAACGAACGGATAGCATTATAAAAAAGATGATGGTACTATCTAAAAACAATGCGTATGTACTAAGAGGTAAAACGGGTTGGTCGATAAGAGGTAATGAAAATAACGGTTGGTTTGTTGGCTACGTCTCCGTTAAAAACAATGTGTATTTCTTCGCAACAAACATAATTCCTTTAGAGGATTTTAATATGAAGTTTTTTAATAAAGAACGAAAAGAAGTCACTTTTAAAGCTTTAGATATACTTAAAATATTAGGTGATAAGAAATCGTTTGTAACAAAACACTAA
- a CDS encoding aspartyl/asparaginyl beta-hydroxylase domain-containing protein → MQPNNTASIFSDRIQLPFQFSAAKMLEETKALQLENFEYYNVIPLRSPAHLVDTSLPFPPPADDYADGSWTDWLDTKALKQSSYLTSIVDFFKEHTTVTLVRLLRLAPHSTVKEHIDATLGLEVEKSVVRLTIPILNNKDVTFYLNNTPVQMQAGECWYLRLTDPHKVINDGAQERINMTIDMIPNDWLRHVIKESDKNVAE, encoded by the coding sequence ATGCAACCAAACAACACAGCAAGTATTTTTAGTGATCGTATTCAATTACCCTTTCAGTTTAGTGCTGCCAAAATGTTAGAAGAAACTAAAGCGCTACAGTTAGAGAATTTTGAATATTATAATGTTATTCCTTTACGCTCACCAGCGCATCTGGTAGATACCTCTCTGCCTTTTCCCCCTCCCGCAGATGATTATGCTGATGGTTCTTGGACAGATTGGCTAGATACCAAAGCCTTAAAACAGTCTTCTTATTTAACTAGCATTGTAGATTTTTTTAAGGAACACACAACTGTAACTTTAGTTCGATTGCTTCGATTGGCACCTCATTCTACAGTAAAAGAACATATAGATGCTACTTTGGGATTAGAGGTTGAAAAATCAGTAGTTCGCCTTACCATACCTATTCTCAACAATAAAGATGTAACTTTTTACTTAAATAACACGCCTGTCCAAATGCAAGCTGGTGAGTGTTGGTATTTGCGACTTACCGACCCGCATAAAGTAATAAATGATGGAGCACAAGAGCGTATTAATATGACTATTGATATGATTCCGAACGATTGGCTTCGACACGTCATTAAGGAGAGCGACAAAAACGTTGCTGAATAA
- a CDS encoding TlpA family protein disulfide reductase codes for MKKLVLLALIGVTIISCKKEEPVKDYLILSGKIDNYKKSNLTLNGFNFEKKINFDKSTSSFTDTLRIERDGYYTLIFNKKPVNVYLTKTDDTGMVFDFKNLKIINFEGANKEINNYLLEKQKIWPEILVSANKYFALEEEEFLNKTEEYKEAVTELSISKQLPAEFITQEVKNIDYECLRNIYNYQDYHATLTGNKDFKVSEDFPDPLENFNYSSDSDYVNSYFYRAMLEAELKRIATLNNKEGEDYYLTYLETVQTEVTDTIAKNDLLYSSAQNSITYASDLKEFYKKFMAYSTNETHKKEITKDYNLLKTTAKGQPAPKFKDYVNYDGGTTSMDDLLKDGKYLYIDVWATWCGYCKREIPLLKMLEQEYHGKNIEFVSINVDDKGKEEKWKETIQDREMTGIQLMAGDSHLNLEWAQNFLIKGLPRFIIIDPEGKIVSPNAPAPSQGEKLINLFNELGI; via the coding sequence ATGAAAAAACTAGTACTTTTAGCCCTCATAGGAGTCACCATAATTTCATGTAAAAAAGAAGAACCTGTAAAGGATTATCTGATTTTATCTGGTAAAATTGACAATTATAAAAAAAGTAATCTTACTTTAAATGGCTTTAATTTTGAGAAAAAAATAAATTTTGACAAAAGCACCAGTTCTTTTACAGATACCTTAAGAATTGAGAGAGATGGGTATTACACCTTAATTTTTAATAAAAAACCGGTCAATGTATATTTGACAAAAACTGATGACACAGGGATGGTTTTTGATTTTAAAAATCTTAAAATTATCAACTTTGAAGGAGCTAATAAAGAGATAAACAACTATCTTCTTGAAAAGCAAAAAATTTGGCCTGAAATATTGGTAAGTGCCAATAAATATTTTGCCTTAGAGGAAGAAGAATTCCTAAATAAAACTGAAGAATACAAGGAAGCAGTAACTGAACTTTCTATTTCTAAACAATTACCTGCTGAATTCATTACACAAGAAGTAAAAAATATAGACTATGAATGTTTAAGAAACATCTACAACTACCAAGATTACCACGCTACGCTTACAGGAAATAAAGATTTTAAAGTTTCAGAAGACTTCCCAGACCCTTTAGAAAACTTTAATTATAGTAGCGATAGCGATTATGTGAACTCGTATTTCTACAGAGCCATGTTAGAAGCTGAGTTAAAAAGAATCGCCACATTAAACAACAAAGAAGGAGAAGATTATTATTTAACATACTTAGAAACGGTACAAACTGAAGTTACCGATACGATTGCTAAAAACGATTTATTATACAGTAGTGCGCAAAATAGCATTACATATGCTAGTGATTTAAAAGAGTTTTACAAAAAGTTTATGGCGTACTCTACTAATGAAACGCATAAAAAAGAAATTACCAAAGACTATAATCTTTTAAAAACAACAGCAAAAGGACAACCTGCTCCTAAGTTTAAAGATTACGTGAATTACGATGGTGGTACCACCTCTATGGATGATTTATTAAAAGACGGAAAGTACTTGTACATCGATGTTTGGGCTACTTGGTGCGGTTACTGTAAAAGAGAGATTCCTTTATTAAAGATGTTAGAACAAGAATACCACGGTAAAAACATAGAGTTTGTAAGTATTAATGTTGATGATAAAGGGAAAGAAGAGAAGTGGAAAGAAACGATTCAAGACAGAGAAATGACTGGTATACAATTAATGGCGGGAGACAGTCACTTGAATCTAGAATGGGCTCAAAACTTTTTAATCAAGGGACTGCCAAGATTTATCATCATAGATCCTGAAGGTAAAATTGTAAGTCCAAATGCTCCTGCACCATCACAAGGAGAAAAATTAATTAATTTGTTTAATGAATTGGGTATTTAA